Proteins from a single region of Lysinibacillus sp. JNUCC-52:
- the glnA gene encoding type I glutamate--ammonia ligase, which translates to MKHHTKDDIIRMVKEENVKFIRLQFTDILGSIKNVEVPVSQLAKALDNKVMFDGSSIEGFVRIEESDMYLRPDLDTFVIFPWTAERGKVARFICDIARPDGTAFEGDPRSNLKRVLKEMEELGFSSFNLGPEPEFFLFKLDEKGHPTLELNDSGGYFDLAPTDLGENCRRDIVLELEGMGFEIEASHHEVAPGQHEIDFKYASAIEACDNIQTFKLVVKTVAAQHGLHATFMPKPLFGVNGSGMHFNLSLFEGDKNAFYDEHAELQLSETARSFMAGIMKHVHGFTAVTNPLVNSYKRLVPGYEAPCYVAWSAQNRSPLIRIPAARGLSTRIELRSVDPAANPYLAMAVILASGLDGIRKGLTPPDAVDRNIYKMNRADRELNGIDSLPSSLEYALLELEMDHTVRDALGNHIFEKFTEAKEIEWNKYRTRVHDWERDEYLTMY; encoded by the coding sequence ATGAAACATCATACAAAAGATGATATTATCCGCATGGTGAAAGAAGAAAATGTGAAATTTATTCGCCTACAATTTACTGATATATTGGGCTCAATAAAAAATGTGGAAGTACCAGTTAGTCAATTAGCGAAAGCATTAGACAATAAGGTCATGTTTGATGGTTCATCAATTGAAGGGTTTGTTCGTATTGAGGAGTCTGATATGTATTTACGCCCTGACTTAGATACATTCGTTATCTTTCCTTGGACAGCAGAAAGAGGTAAGGTAGCGCGCTTTATCTGTGATATTGCACGACCAGATGGTACAGCGTTTGAAGGTGATCCACGCTCCAATCTTAAGCGCGTATTAAAGGAAATGGAAGAGTTAGGCTTTAGCTCGTTTAACCTTGGTCCAGAGCCAGAATTTTTCTTATTCAAACTGGATGAAAAAGGGCATCCAACGCTTGAATTAAATGATAGCGGAGGGTATTTCGATTTAGCACCTACTGATTTAGGCGAGAACTGTCGGCGTGATATTGTGCTTGAGTTAGAGGGCATGGGCTTTGAAATTGAAGCGTCTCACCACGAAGTCGCACCTGGTCAGCACGAAATTGATTTTAAATATGCAAGTGCTATTGAAGCGTGCGATAATATTCAAACGTTCAAACTAGTCGTAAAGACAGTAGCAGCACAGCATGGATTACATGCAACCTTTATGCCAAAACCGCTATTTGGTGTGAATGGCTCAGGGATGCATTTCAATCTTTCATTGTTTGAAGGAGATAAAAATGCCTTCTATGATGAACATGCAGAATTACAATTAAGCGAGACGGCTCGCAGCTTTATGGCAGGGATTATGAAGCATGTTCACGGCTTTACAGCAGTGACAAACCCTCTAGTAAATTCATATAAACGTTTAGTCCCAGGCTATGAGGCACCATGCTATGTAGCTTGGTCAGCTCAAAACCGCTCACCACTTATTCGCATCCCAGCAGCACGAGGACTTTCAACTCGTATCGAATTACGTTCTGTTGACCCCGCGGCGAACCCCTATTTAGCGATGGCTGTTATTTTAGCATCTGGACTTGATGGGATACGGAAAGGTTTAACACCTCCAGATGCTGTGGATCGAAATATTTATAAAATGAATCGCGCGGATCGTGAATTAAATGGCATAGATAGTTTACCTTCTTCTCTAGAATACGCCCTACTTGAACTAGAGATGGATCATACTGTACGCGACGCACTTGGCAATCATATATTTGAGAAGTTCACAGAAGCGAAGGAAATCGAATGGAACAAATACCGCACACGCGTCCACGACTGGGAACGTGATGAGTATTTGACGATGTATTAG
- a CDS encoding ECF transporter S component, protein MKKNIKLQSFITIGMLSSISFLLMLFNFPIPPFPAFLEVDFSDMPALLAAITMGPVAGILVELFKNILDWIFSGTPTGVPVGHIANFVTGILFILPVSFVFNRFKTIAGLVGGLATGTIVMAVGMSVLNYAVFLPMYTYFLGMEPVVGDSLYKMIIAGILPFNIVKGVLLTAIMALLFTTMRRWIEQQRTMYLSK, encoded by the coding sequence ATGAAGAAAAATATCAAACTGCAATCTTTTATTACGATTGGTATGCTGAGCAGTATCTCGTTTTTATTAATGCTATTTAATTTCCCAATTCCGCCGTTCCCAGCATTCTTAGAGGTGGATTTCAGTGATATGCCAGCTTTACTTGCTGCTATTACGATGGGTCCAGTAGCGGGTATTTTAGTAGAACTATTTAAAAATATATTGGATTGGATTTTCTCAGGTACGCCTACAGGGGTTCCAGTCGGTCATATTGCAAACTTTGTAACGGGTATATTATTTATTTTACCAGTATCATTTGTGTTTAATCGTTTTAAAACAATTGCAGGTCTCGTTGGAGGTTTGGCAACAGGAACAATCGTTATGGCAGTAGGTATGAGCGTTTTAAATTACGCAGTATTTTTACCGATGTACACGTATTTCTTAGGCATGGAGCCAGTAGTTGGCGATTCATTATATAAAATGATTATTGCAGGTATTTTGCCATTTAATATCGTCAAAGGTGTGCTATTAACAGCGATTATGGCGTTACTGTTTACAACGATGCGCAGATGGATTGAGCAACAACGTACAATGTATTTATCAAAATAA
- a CDS encoding ATP-binding protein, with protein MKFTLRVQANRQAVHFIDKVMEIYTTHYNLPFGRELRFVLHELVINAVEATEKIGTTPLLNTIEVHVTHGDEEIMLTVTDEANGITKHDLMKALQFDFNQYNYTDRGRGLFFVKNMVDHIWFKHISNTKFLVGVSKKIHG; from the coding sequence ATGAAATTTACACTGCGAGTTCAAGCAAATCGACAAGCAGTTCATTTTATCGATAAGGTAATGGAAATTTATACAACTCATTATAATTTACCCTTTGGTAGAGAATTACGATTTGTTTTACATGAACTAGTCATTAATGCAGTTGAAGCGACGGAAAAAATCGGTACAACCCCTCTTTTAAACACAATTGAAGTTCATGTTACACATGGTGATGAGGAGATTATGTTAACTGTCACCGATGAAGCGAATGGCATTACCAAACATGATTTAATGAAGGCTTTACAATTCGATTTTAACCAATATAATTACACAGATCGTGGTCGAGGATTATTTTTTGTTAAAAATATGGTCGATCATATTTGGTTTAAACATATTTCGAACACAAAATTTTTAGTCGGTGTTTCAAAGAAAATTCATGGATAA
- a CDS encoding ATP-binding protein, which produces MNRIWNSVVGKLWVTILLLVSFVLFVFTVLMLEFLQNYHMQQAEISLRQTAATIASIVDDNETAESTSQLLTDILPDGTNALIAINHLEVTFAMQEGVNKEEIQDAILANKAFHEVFKSDDPIIKEMMMPSSTDKEKMESYVVLGFPLNVENEVHGAVFIYQSPDALHKTSKETTKIVFLAAFIAFVLTTFFAFFLSSRITSPLRKMRELAFEIAKGNFEAKMPTTQNDEIGQLAVAFNQMGRQLKHNLEVINQENEQLSNILTSMTDAVITFNRDRTILLSNPPAERLMQKWFVNKGSQSAKPIPPELYHMLDHVLMFEDKLEEEIEMDGNYYTFTISPLYSGELIRGAVAVIRDMTEQHRLEKLRSDFIANVSHELRTPISMLQGYSEALMDDDFIQDQEERNEITKIIYDESKRMGRLVTDLLDLARMESGHMTLYKDEVPINATFERITQKFAQVAKEKHVQLLFNSEFDEDAVISMDEDRIEQVLTNLVDNALRHTDEGSVFVKVEQEPTFAKISVQDTGHGIPQEDLPYVFERFYKADKARTRSKGGTGLGLAIARNIVKAHSGNIMVDSVLKEGTTFTFYLPFD; this is translated from the coding sequence ATGAATAGAATATGGAACAGTGTTGTCGGGAAGCTATGGGTAACCATATTGCTTCTCGTTTCATTTGTATTATTTGTTTTCACGGTTTTAATGCTCGAATTTCTTCAAAACTATCACATGCAGCAAGCGGAAATTTCATTGCGTCAAACGGCTGCAACAATAGCGAGTATAGTGGACGACAATGAGACAGCAGAATCGACTTCGCAATTATTAACAGATATTTTACCTGATGGGACAAATGCACTTATTGCGATTAATCATCTGGAAGTAACATTTGCGATGCAAGAAGGCGTTAATAAAGAAGAAATACAAGATGCGATTTTAGCGAATAAAGCATTCCATGAAGTATTTAAATCAGATGATCCTATCATTAAGGAAATGATGATGCCATCGTCGACTGATAAAGAAAAAATGGAATCGTATGTCGTGCTAGGTTTCCCACTAAACGTGGAAAATGAAGTGCATGGTGCGGTCTTTATTTACCAAAGTCCAGATGCGTTACATAAAACGTCAAAAGAGACTACGAAAATTGTCTTTTTAGCGGCGTTTATTGCTTTTGTGTTAACGACATTCTTTGCCTTTTTCCTATCATCACGTATTACTTCACCGCTACGAAAAATGCGCGAGCTTGCGTTCGAAATTGCTAAAGGGAATTTCGAGGCTAAAATGCCGACAACGCAAAACGATGAAATTGGGCAGCTTGCAGTTGCATTCAATCAAATGGGACGCCAATTAAAGCATAATTTAGAGGTAATCAATCAAGAGAATGAGCAATTGTCCAATATTTTAACTTCTATGACTGACGCTGTTATTACGTTTAATCGTGATCGTACTATTTTACTTAGCAATCCACCTGCGGAACGCTTAATGCAAAAATGGTTTGTTAATAAAGGCTCTCAAAGTGCGAAGCCTATTCCACCTGAGCTATATCATATGCTTGATCACGTATTAATGTTTGAGGATAAGCTAGAAGAAGAAATTGAGATGGATGGAAATTATTATACATTTACGATTAGTCCGCTCTATAGTGGGGAATTGATACGAGGAGCTGTTGCTGTTATTCGTGATATGACAGAGCAGCATCGTCTAGAAAAGCTTCGCTCAGACTTTATTGCCAATGTATCACATGAGTTACGGACACCTATTTCCATGCTTCAGGGCTACTCAGAAGCACTAATGGATGATGATTTTATTCAAGATCAAGAAGAGCGTAATGAGATTACAAAAATTATTTATGATGAATCAAAGCGTATGGGACGTTTAGTTACAGACTTATTGGATTTAGCACGCATGGAATCTGGACATATGACACTATACAAAGATGAAGTGCCGATTAACGCGACATTTGAGCGCATTACACAAAAATTTGCCCAAGTAGCAAAAGAGAAGCATGTGCAGCTCCTATTTAATAGTGAGTTTGATGAAGATGCGGTAATAAGCATGGATGAGGATCGTATTGAACAAGTGTTAACGAATTTAGTAGATAATGCACTGCGTCATACAGATGAAGGCTCTGTCTTTGTGAAAGTAGAGCAGGAGCCGACTTTTGCCAAAATCTCTGTTCAGGATACGGGCCACGGAATTCCACAGGAAGATTTGCCGTATGTTTTTGAGCGTTTTTACAAGGCAGATAAAGCGCGTACACGTTCTAAAGGGGGAACGGGTTTAGGGCTTGCCATTGCTCGAAATATTGTAAAAGCTCATTCTGGGAATATTATGGTCGACAGTGTATTAAAAGAAGGTACAACCTTTACTTTCTATTTACCCTTTGACTAA
- a CDS encoding response regulator transcription factor has protein sequence MSENISVLVVDDEDRIRRLLKMYLEREGYQVDEAENGEEAIEKSLEKEYHCILLDIMMPEKDGLEVCAEIRERAATPIILLTAKGEEANRVQGFELGADDYIVKPFSPREVVLRVKAILRRSQAFSPTTNASSSKDLVVFQHLMIDHDAHRVTAEGIEVNLTPKEYELLYFLAKSPDKVFDREQLLKEVWHYDFFGDLRTVDTHVKRLREKLNRVSENAAKMIVTVWGVGYKFEVVNE, from the coding sequence GTGTCAGAGAATATTTCAGTATTAGTAGTAGACGATGAGGATCGTATTCGCCGCTTATTAAAAATGTATTTGGAGCGCGAAGGATACCAAGTCGACGAAGCAGAGAATGGTGAAGAAGCGATCGAGAAATCTTTAGAAAAAGAATATCACTGTATTTTACTAGATATTATGATGCCTGAAAAAGATGGGCTAGAAGTTTGTGCAGAAATTAGAGAACGTGCTGCTACGCCAATTATTTTATTAACTGCAAAGGGTGAGGAAGCAAACCGTGTACAAGGCTTCGAGCTTGGGGCAGATGATTATATTGTAAAGCCATTTAGTCCTCGCGAGGTAGTGCTACGTGTAAAAGCTATTTTACGTCGCTCACAAGCATTTTCACCTACAACAAATGCATCTTCATCTAAAGATTTAGTGGTATTCCAACACTTGATGATAGATCATGATGCTCACCGTGTAACTGCAGAGGGAATCGAAGTAAACTTAACACCGAAAGAGTATGAATTATTGTATTTCCTTGCAAAATCTCCAGACAAAGTATTTGACCGTGAACAATTACTAAAAGAGGTTTGGCATTACGATTTCTTTGGCGATCTACGTACAGTAGATACACATGTGAAGCGATTACGTGAGAAGCTTAATCGTGTTTCAGAAAACGCTGCAAAAATGATTGTCACTGTTTGGGGCGTTGGCTACAAATTTGAGGTTGTCAATGAATAG
- a CDS encoding sodium-dependent transporter, giving the protein MSENNGQWSSKLGFILASAGAAIGLGAIWKLPYVTGQSGGGAFFLIFVVFTLLIGLPMLLSEYILGRGTQSEAITAYKKVVPTKPAWAWVGRMGVLGCFLLLTFYSVVGGWIFIYSGLGVSGAVIDSTVNPSELFGTIISTPWITLLGLALFTLVNVLVISLGVQNGIEKANKWMMPLLFVMFIVLVIRALTLDGAMEGVKFFLWPDFTNITGKALLEALGQSFFGLAVGFSCLVTYSSYLKKDVSLPNSAGSVVILTVLVSFLAGLAIFPVVFAFDLEPQAGPGLLFMVLPTAFSQMPFGEVFLALFLLLFLFATLTSSFSLYEIIVAAFIEKWHMSRSVLTLLLGVIVFIAAIPSALSSSLLADVSIFGKSIFDATDYLVSNLMLPMGNLLIAIFIAYVVDKSFVKKELLMGSQMGQGFYKTYRILMLVVVPIVIIVVLLNMLLQK; this is encoded by the coding sequence ATGAGTGAAAACAATGGACAATGGTCCAGTAAGTTAGGGTTTATTTTAGCATCGGCGGGTGCTGCGATTGGGCTAGGGGCTATTTGGAAGCTACCTTATGTGACAGGTCAAAGTGGGGGAGGCGCATTTTTCCTTATATTTGTGGTGTTCACTTTGTTAATTGGCCTACCGATGTTATTATCTGAGTATATTTTAGGGCGTGGTACGCAATCGGAGGCGATCACAGCCTATAAAAAGGTAGTTCCAACGAAACCTGCTTGGGCTTGGGTTGGACGCATGGGTGTACTTGGCTGTTTTTTATTATTAACCTTTTACAGTGTTGTAGGGGGCTGGATATTTATATATAGTGGCCTAGGTGTATCAGGGGCTGTTATTGATTCTACGGTTAATCCGAGTGAACTATTTGGAACAATTATTAGCACGCCGTGGATTACGTTATTAGGTTTAGCGTTATTTACACTGGTAAATGTACTCGTCATTTCGCTCGGTGTGCAAAATGGTATTGAAAAAGCAAATAAGTGGATGATGCCATTATTATTTGTGATGTTCATCGTTCTTGTTATTCGAGCATTAACATTAGATGGGGCAATGGAAGGTGTGAAATTCTTCCTATGGCCAGATTTTACAAATATAACGGGTAAGGCGCTATTAGAAGCATTAGGGCAGTCATTCTTTGGTTTGGCAGTCGGGTTCTCTTGTTTAGTTACATATAGTTCGTATTTGAAAAAGGATGTTAGTTTACCAAACTCAGCAGGTTCAGTAGTTATACTGACGGTGCTTGTGTCATTTTTAGCAGGACTAGCTATTTTCCCTGTAGTGTTTGCTTTTGATTTAGAGCCACAAGCTGGACCTGGCTTATTATTTATGGTGCTACCGACTGCATTTAGTCAAATGCCTTTTGGTGAAGTATTTTTAGCGCTGTTTTTATTACTGTTTTTATTTGCAACGTTAACGTCATCATTTAGTTTATATGAAATTATTGTTGCAGCATTTATAGAAAAGTGGCATATGTCACGTTCAGTCTTAACGTTGTTACTAGGAGTTATTGTCTTTATTGCTGCCATTCCGTCGGCTTTATCGTCTAGCTTGTTAGCAGATGTCTCTATTTTCGGGAAGTCGATTTTTGATGCTACTGATTATTTAGTGTCCAATTTAATGTTACCAATGGGCAACTTATTGATTGCGATATTTATTGCTTATGTAGTTGATAAAAGCTTTGTGAAAAAGGAATTGTTAATGGGAAGTCAAATGGGGCAGGGTTTTTATAAGACATATCGCATATTAATGTTAGTGGTCGTACCGATCGTTATTATCGTTGTTTTATTAAATATGCTTTTACAAAAATAA
- a CDS encoding methyl-accepting chemotaxis protein, with protein MKWTIRKKINLLIFTCMFLMVSILAIINYIGAKKNFLESADAKILSDLQLSFKYFDVIAPGDWTIKNNELFKGDIKINDNFAIVDEIEELADGNIVTIFQHDTRVNTTVVENGVRQVNTKAPEELITTVLEQKGRYIGSANVLGIMYQIATEPIMNSNGEVIGMWSTGTPSAPYINIAKKYVMENISILIGIAILMFVSISWLLQRQIIAPINQLSLNAKELANLNLNVKIVKPKGNDEIANLAQAFHHMKQRLTETITIVSHSANQIATSSQTLAESSHQTSATSNQIALTMNDISNGTTIQSDQAERIVIMMKKTIEEVTNSLKKAETTLNRAIQSTYIARKGEDAINEAIKHLNTVTHTVSYATDSIQKLGKRSEEIGGIITVITGIAEQTNLLALNAAIEAARAGEQGKGFAVVASEVRQLAEQSSMASGQITDLIKNIQAETAVTVRTMESNLLAVEEQVNIISKGGHALQEIVEHVVETEQGVNQMKSAFTHVSDNSLAVQQAIQDISRILEDSAAASEEMAATSEEQHATVAEISLKSEELEEISTKLQNEVNKFKF; from the coding sequence ATGAAATGGACGATACGAAAAAAAATTAATTTACTCATCTTTACCTGTATGTTTCTAATGGTATCCATACTAGCAATCATTAATTATATTGGAGCAAAAAAGAATTTTTTAGAAAGTGCGGATGCGAAAATTTTATCCGACTTGCAGTTAAGCTTTAAGTATTTTGATGTAATCGCACCTGGCGACTGGACTATCAAAAATAACGAATTGTTTAAAGGTGATATTAAAATTAATGATAATTTCGCCATTGTGGATGAAATTGAAGAACTAGCAGACGGTAACATTGTGACCATCTTTCAGCACGATACACGAGTAAATACAACGGTAGTCGAAAATGGTGTGCGACAAGTAAACACAAAGGCTCCTGAAGAACTTATTACTACGGTATTAGAGCAGAAAGGACGTTATATTGGCTCAGCAAATGTATTAGGGATAATGTATCAAATAGCGACCGAACCGATTATGAACAGCAACGGTGAGGTCATTGGGATGTGGTCGACTGGTACACCATCAGCGCCCTATATTAATATCGCTAAAAAATATGTAATGGAAAACATTTCTATTTTAATAGGCATTGCCATTTTAATGTTTGTCAGCATTAGTTGGCTTTTACAGCGCCAAATTATTGCACCAATTAATCAATTAAGTTTGAATGCTAAAGAACTTGCTAATTTAAATTTAAACGTAAAAATAGTAAAGCCTAAAGGAAATGATGAAATCGCCAATTTAGCCCAAGCCTTTCATCATATGAAACAACGTTTAACAGAAACTATAACCATTGTCTCGCATAGCGCAAATCAAATAGCTACATCCTCGCAAACATTAGCCGAATCATCACACCAAACAAGTGCAACTTCAAACCAAATTGCTTTAACAATGAACGACATTTCAAATGGTACCACCATTCAATCTGATCAGGCTGAACGCATTGTCATAATGATGAAAAAAACGATCGAGGAAGTAACCAATAGTTTAAAAAAGGCAGAAACAACTTTAAATAGGGCGATTCAATCTACTTATATCGCTCGAAAAGGAGAAGATGCAATTAATGAAGCAATCAAACATTTAAATACAGTCACTCATACGGTTTCATATGCTACCGATTCGATTCAAAAACTAGGCAAACGCTCTGAAGAAATAGGTGGTATTATAACTGTCATAACTGGTATTGCGGAGCAAACAAATTTATTAGCCTTAAACGCCGCCATCGAAGCTGCTCGAGCTGGAGAGCAAGGAAAGGGCTTTGCTGTAGTCGCCTCTGAAGTTCGTCAGCTCGCTGAGCAGTCGAGTATGGCTTCTGGTCAAATTACAGATTTAATTAAAAACATACAAGCCGAAACCGCAGTGACCGTTCGAACTATGGAAAGTAATTTACTAGCAGTAGAGGAACAAGTGAATATCATTAGCAAAGGTGGACATGCCTTACAAGAAATCGTTGAACATGTTGTTGAAACAGAACAAGGTGTGAACCAAATGAAATCCGCATTCACGCATGTCAGTGACAATTCATTAGCTGTTCAACAGGCAATACAAGATATCTCACGCATTCTTGAAGATTCTGCGGCGGCTTCTGAAGAAATGGCCGCTACGTCTGAAGAGCAACATGCAACTGTAGCTGAAATCTCATTAAAATCAGAGGAATTGGAAGAAATTTCTACAAAGCTTCAAAACGAAGTGAATAAATTTAAATTTTAA
- a CDS encoding STAS domain-containing protein, producing the protein MSKNNMININSKADYISIAFTGNLEYGLIDELKEELHAISLEPKHGYIIDMQNVTNIDSTGFGMIINFAKKVMIAERKIAIIVTDEFIRKLFAISQCDKVFPIAKSELQAQQMIKEKSWSGELALSEY; encoded by the coding sequence ATGAGTAAGAATAATATGATAAATATTAATTCGAAAGCCGATTACATTTCAATTGCTTTTACAGGTAATTTAGAATATGGATTAATCGATGAGCTAAAAGAAGAGCTCCATGCTATTAGTTTAGAACCAAAGCATGGCTACATAATTGATATGCAAAATGTCACGAATATTGATAGTACTGGTTTTGGTATGATTATTAATTTCGCAAAGAAAGTTATGATTGCCGAACGGAAAATCGCCATTATTGTGACAGATGAATTTATTCGAAAACTGTTCGCTATCTCCCAATGTGATAAAGTATTCCCTATTGCAAAAAGTGAACTACAAGCACAGCAAATGATTAAAGAAAAAAGCTGGTCAGGTGAACTCGCACTAAGTGAATATTAG
- the sigX gene encoding RNA polymerase sigma factor SigX → MNDSVFHRLYDSYHQDVFQFLIYLVKNRTLAEDLSHEVYVRVLRSYEQFAGNSSEKTWLFAIAKNVAIDHFRKQAVRKKHSLDFFDWETEQLHSTTPSPEEMLQASDELMQIESALEICTGDQKMVIIMRYFQDLSIAETAQILDWTEAKVKTTQHRAIKFLRQQLQQVREQEAKRQ, encoded by the coding sequence TTGAATGACTCCGTGTTCCATCGATTATACGATTCATACCATCAAGATGTGTTCCAGTTTCTTATTTATCTAGTAAAAAATCGTACACTTGCTGAAGATCTATCACATGAGGTGTACGTTCGTGTTCTGCGTTCTTATGAACAATTTGCAGGAAATAGCAGTGAAAAAACATGGCTTTTTGCCATTGCGAAAAATGTCGCAATCGATCATTTTAGAAAGCAGGCCGTGCGGAAAAAACATTCGCTCGATTTTTTTGACTGGGAAACGGAACAATTACATTCAACCACACCATCACCAGAAGAAATGCTACAGGCCAGTGATGAATTAATGCAGATAGAGTCTGCGCTTGAAATTTGTACAGGAGATCAAAAAATGGTTATTATTATGCGCTATTTCCAAGATTTATCGATTGCTGAAACGGCGCAAATACTTGATTGGACAGAAGCGAAGGTTAAAACGACGCAACATCGAGCCATTAAGTTTTTAAGGCAACAGCTACAACAGGTAAGGGAACAGGAGGCGAAAAGGCAATGA
- a CDS encoding RNA polymerase subunit sigma, translating into MTHKQFDNDEQLEQMLKNAPKLTDDRSKEEVLKRLLADARLQDNIHLQEAMQQPTDSKVLEEQEQSIAVQENESMKPVKQRRKSRLPIFSSIAAVLVLSVAGYVFLSNNNPVKDEANAPPENFSTMQEDQAVTESENADGVMKANIGAEHARMLSLRTSVYEEDLANAVVFRIGLPGGNADSIPMTYVIPNEKITADFGKKKPTTLQMYEKYAPQIDEEALGFANYHPYKGELKEEGETLVHVLPEKNDYDVASASVTKYLSSLKDTFTDSEYKAISLKNADGTPYEFSQAGEPSEPIQLTKDHHYNYYLYTEENGTEYLSPDFHQTYPTVTEALIAMRDKRDDIYVPVVPENVTYTVKEEEGGVVITFDAPLDLTTMDAVRATQLIEAMMLTASSFDKKLRLDNVVQESWEGFDLTKFLPMPVGANKQTMQ; encoded by the coding sequence ATGACTCATAAACAATTTGACAACGATGAACAACTAGAACAAATGTTGAAGAATGCCCCGAAGCTGACTGATGACCGTTCGAAAGAAGAAGTGCTGAAGCGATTGCTTGCAGATGCCCGCCTGCAAGATAATATACATCTTCAAGAAGCAATGCAACAACCGACAGATTCAAAAGTGCTTGAAGAACAAGAGCAGTCTATCGCTGTTCAAGAAAATGAAAGTATGAAGCCTGTGAAGCAGCGTAGAAAGAGTAGACTACCTATTTTTAGCAGTATTGCAGCAGTTTTGGTACTATCCGTAGCAGGGTACGTGTTTTTATCAAATAATAATCCAGTGAAGGACGAGGCAAACGCCCCCCCTGAAAACTTTTCTACGATGCAAGAGGATCAAGCAGTAACAGAAAGTGAAAATGCAGATGGTGTGATGAAAGCAAATATCGGTGCCGAACATGCAAGAATGCTATCCCTTCGTACATCGGTTTACGAAGAAGATTTAGCAAATGCAGTCGTATTTAGAATCGGCTTACCAGGTGGCAATGCTGATAGCATACCAATGACCTATGTTATCCCGAATGAAAAAATAACGGCTGATTTTGGAAAGAAAAAGCCGACAACACTACAAATGTATGAAAAATACGCACCACAAATTGATGAGGAAGCGCTAGGCTTTGCTAATTATCATCCATACAAAGGTGAGTTGAAAGAAGAAGGAGAGACGCTAGTTCACGTCTTACCTGAAAAAAATGATTACGATGTAGCGTCAGCTTCCGTAACAAAATATTTAAGCTCGTTAAAGGATACGTTTACCGACTCAGAATATAAAGCGATTTCGTTAAAAAATGCAGATGGTACTCCTTATGAATTCTCACAGGCTGGTGAGCCAAGTGAGCCTATTCAGTTAACGAAAGATCATCATTACAACTATTATTTATATACAGAAGAAAATGGGACTGAATATTTATCGCCCGACTTCCACCAAACGTATCCAACTGTTACAGAGGCACTTATTGCCATGCGTGATAAAAGAGATGATATTTATGTACCCGTTGTCCCTGAAAATGTAACATATACAGTGAAAGAGGAAGAGGGGGGTGTTGTCATCACATTTGACGCACCGCTTGATTTGACGACAATGGATGCAGTAAGAGCTACGCAATTAATCGAAGCAATGATGCTGACAGCTTCAAGCTTCGATAAAAAACTGCGCTTAGATAACGTCGTACAGGAGAGTTGGGAAGGCTTTGATTTAACAAAGTTTTTACCCATGCCTGTAGGGGCAAATAAACAAACGATGCAGTAA